The Fibrobacter sp. UWR2 DNA segment ACCCCGAGCGAAGCGGTCGAAGTCTACGAGAAGGTTTTCAAGAAGAACCCTGAAGAATCCTTTGCAAACTGCCCGACCCAGTTTGCTTACGGCTACGGCGTGCAGGCCTGCTCCAACCGCAAGGCTGTCGACGCCTGTAACGAGGTTATCTCGCTTTTGCTCCTCGATGCCGAAACCGGCAATACGAAGGCTATCGATGCCCTCGAAAACGTAATCCGCGCAGCGCTCCGCGTCAAGGAATTCGCGAAGCCTGTGAAGATGATGGCCGACACTTCTTTCTGGGTACCGTGCCCCAAGAAGGGTAAGGCTCGCACCGAGTGCATGGAAGAATGCCTTGACCAGGCGCGCAAAATGAACGATGCCGCCCGCGAGGAAACTTGCGAAAAGAAGCCCGAACGCTTTGTCGAAGATACGTCGTTCCTCGTGCCTCGTCCGTCGCCTTTGTACGAGAACCTCCGCAAGGGACTTGTCGATGGTTACTGGAAGTCTCCGAAGAACGTTGCACACAGGTATGCCACCATGCTGCAGAACAGTGCCCGTGCGCTGTCGCTCCCGGATTCCGTTGTCATCAACGACGCATATCTCGAGAACTGGGCCGACAAGCACAAGGCCGATGGCACTCCGCTCCCGGGTAGCCAGCTTTTCCGCTTCTGTGCCAGTTGGCAGCCGAAGATTGACGAAATGCTCGCTACCAAGGGCTTTGAAACGCGCTGCCCCGTGTTCGAGGAATTTACGGACCCGCGCGATGGCCAGAAGTACAAGGTCCGCG contains these protein-coding regions:
- a CDS encoding FISUMP domain-containing protein; translated protein: MKYFSKFLTLAAASIFATAAFAQDDLHDAIDAGDLATAKTLVKKGKFEDVYCGKLTPSEAVEVYEKVFKKNPEESFANCPTQFAYGYGVQACSNRKAVDACNEVISLLLLDAETGNTKAIDALENVIRAALRVKEFAKPVKMMADTSFWVPCPKKGKARTECMEECLDQARKMNDAAREETCEKKPERFVEDTSFLVPRPSPLYENLRKGLVDGYWKSPKNVAHRYATMLQNSARALSLPDSVVINDAYLENWADKHKADGTPLPGSQLFRFCASWQPKIDEMLATKGFETRCPVFEEFTDPRDGQKYKVREIGGKKWFVQNLNFVMKGASNCYDREDENCEIYGRLYTQGAAIEACPEGTHLSTDEDWKALETLAGGASVAAEKLRSNGGDDYAFTALFGGYANKSMNSVIQGEGAYFWTEKRLSDGRGLARSMFNTENAVTSMPVEKEFWLSVRCVVNDK